One Mycolicibacterium sarraceniae genomic window carries:
- a CDS encoding TIGR02234 family membrane protein, with amino-acid sequence MIRIGQLLLVVAALLLWGGSRLVWVSVTSSDGLGQPKTITLTGADWSNALLPLAVLLLAAAVAGLAVRGWGLRAVALLIAIVTLLLGYLGVSLIVTPDVGPRAADLAQLPVASLVASSRQYVGAGLTVAAAVCALVAAVLLMRSAGSGRGALAKYAAPAARRSAVRSADADPALSERGMWDALDEGVDPTERRPETEGR; translated from the coding sequence GTGATCCGCATCGGTCAGCTGTTGCTGGTGGTGGCCGCCCTGCTGCTGTGGGGTGGGTCGCGGCTGGTCTGGGTCTCGGTGACGTCCTCCGACGGCCTCGGGCAGCCCAAGACCATCACGCTGACCGGTGCCGACTGGTCCAACGCGCTGTTGCCGCTGGCTGTGCTGCTGCTGGCGGCGGCGGTGGCCGGTTTGGCGGTGCGGGGCTGGGGCCTTCGCGCGGTCGCGCTGCTGATCGCGATCGTCACACTGCTGCTGGGCTACCTCGGGGTCAGCCTGATCGTCACCCCTGATGTCGGCCCGCGCGCAGCCGATCTGGCCCAGCTTCCGGTCGCATCGCTGGTGGCCAGCAGCAGGCAGTACGTGGGTGCCGGGCTGACCGTCGCCGCCGCCGTGTGCGCGCTTGTCGCCGCCGTGCTGCTGATGCGCTCGGCCGGTTCAGGGCGGGGCGCCCTGGCCAAATACGCCGCACCTGCTGCCCGCCGCAGCGCCGTCCGCAGCGCGGACGCCGACCCGGCACTGTCGGAGCGGGGCATGTGGGACGCCCTCGACGAGGGCGTCGATCCCACGGAGCGACGCCCCGAGACCGAGGGTCGGTGA
- a CDS encoding anthranilate synthase component I produces MQSNLAGAAGPATSATATTTREEFRALAAAHRVVPVTRKVLADSETPLSAYRKLAANRPGTFLLESAENGRSWSRWSFIGAGAPSALTVRDGEAVWLGTTPQDAPAGGDPLAALRQTMALLSTGPLAGMPPLSGGMVGFFAYDFVRRLERLPALAVDDLGLPDMLLLLATDLAAVDHHEGTITLIANAVNWNGTDQRVDWAYDDAVARLDVMTDALGQPLLSSVATFSRPQPQHRSQRTPEEYSAIVERLVKEIEAGEAFQVVPSQRFELTTQADPIDVYRMLRVTNPSPYMYLLHIPDETGGTAFSIVGSSPEALVTVNDGWATTHPIAGTRWRGQTEEEDQLLEKELLSDEKERAEHLMLVDLGRNDLGRVCVPGTVRVEDYSHIERYSHVMHLVSTVNGLLAEGRTALDAVTACFPAGTLTGAPKVRAMELIEEVEKTRRGLYGGVVGYLDFAGNADFAIAIRTALMSKGTAYVQAGGGVVADSNGPYEYTEASNKAKAVLSAIAAAETLGAP; encoded by the coding sequence GTGCAATCCAACCTCGCCGGAGCCGCTGGGCCGGCGACATCCGCGACCGCCACCACCACACGCGAGGAGTTCCGTGCGCTGGCCGCCGCGCATCGCGTGGTGCCGGTGACCCGCAAGGTGCTCGCGGACAGTGAGACACCGTTGTCGGCGTACCGGAAACTGGCGGCCAACCGGCCCGGAACCTTCCTTCTCGAATCCGCCGAGAACGGCCGGTCGTGGTCGCGCTGGTCGTTCATCGGGGCGGGGGCGCCCTCGGCGCTGACGGTCCGCGACGGAGAAGCGGTCTGGCTGGGCACCACCCCGCAGGACGCCCCGGCCGGCGGCGACCCACTGGCGGCGCTGCGCCAGACGATGGCACTGCTGTCGACAGGTCCGCTCGCGGGTATGCCGCCGCTGTCGGGCGGCATGGTCGGGTTCTTCGCCTACGACTTCGTCCGGCGCCTCGAACGGCTGCCCGCATTGGCGGTCGACGACCTCGGCCTGCCTGACATGCTGCTGCTGCTGGCCACCGATCTGGCCGCCGTCGACCACCACGAGGGCACGATCACGCTGATCGCCAACGCGGTGAACTGGAACGGCACCGACCAACGGGTCGACTGGGCCTACGACGACGCCGTCGCCCGCCTCGACGTGATGACCGATGCTCTGGGTCAGCCGCTGTTATCGAGCGTGGCGACGTTTTCCCGGCCGCAGCCCCAGCACCGCTCGCAGCGCACTCCCGAGGAGTACAGCGCGATCGTCGAGCGGCTGGTGAAGGAAATCGAGGCCGGTGAAGCCTTCCAGGTGGTGCCGTCCCAACGATTCGAACTGACAACCCAAGCCGATCCCATTGATGTCTACCGGATGTTGCGGGTCACCAACCCCAGCCCGTACATGTACCTGCTGCATATCCCGGATGAGACTGGGGGAACGGCATTTTCGATCGTCGGTTCCAGCCCGGAGGCGTTGGTGACGGTCAACGACGGTTGGGCCACCACGCATCCGATCGCGGGCACGCGGTGGCGCGGTCAGACCGAAGAGGAAGACCAGCTGTTGGAAAAGGAGCTGCTCTCCGATGAGAAGGAACGCGCCGAGCACCTGATGCTGGTGGATCTCGGCCGTAACGACCTGGGGCGCGTGTGTGTGCCGGGTACCGTGCGGGTGGAGGACTACAGCCACATCGAGCGCTACAGCCACGTGATGCACCTGGTATCCACGGTCAACGGTTTGCTTGCGGAGGGCCGGACCGCTCTGGACGCGGTCACGGCATGCTTCCCGGCCGGCACGCTGACAGGTGCGCCGAAGGTACGTGCGATGGAACTCATCGAAGAGGTCGAGAAGACCCGTCGCGGCCTCTACGGCGGCGTCGTCGGGTATCTGGACTTCGCCGGTAACGCCGACTTCGCCATCGCGATCCGCACCGCCTTGATGAGCAAGGGCACCGCCTACGTGCAGGCCGGTGGCGGGGTGGTGGCCGACTCCAACGGCCCGTACGAATACACCGAGGCATCCAACAAGGCCAAGGCGGTGCTCAGCGCAATCGCGGCCGCGGAAACGCTGGGTGCCCCGTGA
- a CDS encoding peroxiredoxin, with protein MRRGDRVADFELPDQTGTVRSLTSLLADGPIVLFFYPAAMTPGCTKEACHFRDLGSEFAALGASRVGISTDAVEKQARFADSQNFDYPLLSDADGAIATAFGVKRGLLGKLIPVKRTTFVIDTDRTVLEVISSEVNMDAHADKALEVLRSR; from the coding sequence ATGAGACGTGGAGACCGGGTCGCAGACTTCGAACTGCCGGATCAGACCGGCACCGTGCGCTCGCTGACGAGCCTGCTGGCCGATGGGCCTATCGTGCTGTTCTTCTATCCCGCCGCGATGACACCCGGCTGCACTAAGGAAGCCTGTCACTTCCGGGATCTTGGCTCGGAGTTCGCCGCCTTGGGTGCCAGCCGGGTGGGCATCAGCACCGACGCGGTCGAGAAGCAGGCCCGGTTCGCTGACTCGCAGAATTTCGACTACCCGCTGCTATCCGACGCCGACGGTGCGATCGCCACGGCCTTCGGCGTCAAGCGCGGACTGCTGGGCAAGCTCATCCCAGTCAAGCGCACGACGTTCGTGATCGACACCGACCGCACCGTGCTGGAGGTCATTTCCAGCGAGGTCAACATGGACGCCCACGCCGACAAGGCACTCGAGGTACTCAGATCGCGTTGA
- a CDS encoding FadR/GntR family transcriptional regulator, with translation MTRIRGGEWPLGHRLPGETTLAAQLGVGRSTLREAVRELAGKGVLDSRQGAGVFVTATEAVEDWDTILRRTTIAAVIEARIAIEAEAAALAATRRTPADLRTIRRALAARGVTGLAVPDHVDADAAFHRAVVAAAHNDVLTQLFDAFLPRLRLAMIDMLKIHPVPSEEADHAPHRELADAIADRNPVAAAAASRSHLTSLKEAFS, from the coding sequence ATGACGCGCATCCGGGGCGGCGAATGGCCGCTCGGACACCGGCTTCCGGGTGAGACCACCTTGGCCGCACAGTTGGGCGTCGGCCGCTCGACGCTGCGCGAGGCGGTCCGCGAACTGGCCGGCAAGGGCGTACTCGACAGCCGCCAGGGCGCCGGGGTGTTCGTGACGGCTACCGAAGCCGTCGAGGACTGGGACACCATCCTGCGGCGCACGACCATCGCGGCCGTGATCGAAGCGCGGATCGCGATCGAAGCCGAGGCCGCCGCGCTCGCGGCGACCCGGCGCACCCCTGCCGATCTCCGCACGATCCGCCGCGCACTGGCTGCCCGCGGCGTCACGGGTTTGGCGGTCCCCGACCATGTTGACGCCGACGCCGCGTTTCACCGAGCGGTCGTCGCAGCCGCGCACAACGACGTGCTGACGCAGTTGTTCGACGCATTCCTGCCGCGACTGCGGCTGGCGATGATCGACATGCTCAAGATTCACCCGGTGCCGTCGGAAGAAGCCGACCATGCTCCACACCGGGAACTCGCGGACGCGATCGCCGACCGCAATCCCGTCGCGGCCGCTGCCGCCAGTCGCTCACATCTGACCTCGTTGAAGGAGGCCTTCTCGTGA
- a CDS encoding ABC transporter ATP-binding protein, whose protein sequence is MTPVLELRDVTFRRNGKQIINGISLTVQAGEHWALLGPNGAGKSTLLGFCAAVTFPTTGAVSILGSQMGHTDLAALRRSIGHVNPRHRLQYSLTVREVVLTGITATIDLPTRWTPSPAESERAAAMIAAVGMTRKTDDVWPTLSQGERGRALIARALVSEPDLLLLDEPTTGLDVAAREQLLETIDTLDRTHPDVASILVTHHLEELPTTTTHALLIADGRTVASGPARETISTDNVTTAFAHPIAVGYDESRWTARAKANAIDV, encoded by the coding sequence GTGACACCGGTTCTCGAGCTACGTGATGTGACATTCCGGCGCAACGGCAAGCAGATCATCAACGGCATCTCGCTGACGGTTCAGGCGGGTGAACATTGGGCGCTGTTGGGGCCTAACGGTGCCGGGAAGAGCACCCTGCTCGGGTTCTGCGCGGCGGTGACGTTTCCGACCACCGGTGCGGTGTCGATCCTCGGCAGCCAGATGGGCCACACGGATCTGGCCGCACTGCGCCGGTCGATCGGACACGTGAATCCCCGCCATCGGCTGCAGTATTCGCTGACCGTGCGCGAGGTGGTGCTGACCGGCATCACCGCCACCATCGACCTCCCGACGCGCTGGACGCCAAGCCCGGCCGAGAGTGAACGGGCTGCGGCGATGATCGCCGCGGTAGGCATGACACGCAAGACCGACGATGTGTGGCCGACACTGTCCCAGGGCGAGCGGGGCCGCGCTCTCATTGCGCGGGCACTGGTCTCAGAGCCCGATCTGCTGCTGCTCGATGAGCCGACGACCGGGCTGGATGTCGCGGCGCGCGAGCAATTGCTGGAGACCATCGACACCCTCGACCGCACGCATCCCGATGTCGCCTCGATCCTGGTGACCCATCACCTCGAAGAGTTGCCGACGACCACGACACACGCCTTGCTGATCGCCGATGGCCGCACCGTGGCCAGCGGCCCTGCCCGCGAGACGATTTCAACGGACAACGTCACGACGGCGTTCGCACACCCGATCGCAGTCGGCTACGACGAAAGCCGCTGGACGGCACGCGCGAAGGCCAACGCGATCGACGTCTAG
- the hisI gene encoding phosphoribosyl-AMP cyclohydrolase, producing the protein MSLDPDIANRLKRDATGLFAAIAQERGTGDVLMVAWMDDEALARTLETREATYYSRSRGQYWVKGATSGHTQYVRSVRLDCDGDAVLLEVDQVGGACHTGDHSCFDADVLLGPES; encoded by the coding sequence ATGAGCCTCGATCCGGATATCGCCAACCGGCTCAAGCGCGATGCCACCGGGTTGTTCGCGGCGATCGCGCAGGAGCGTGGCACCGGCGACGTGTTGATGGTGGCCTGGATGGACGATGAGGCCTTGGCCCGCACGCTGGAGACGCGGGAAGCCACCTATTACTCTCGCTCCCGCGGCCAATACTGGGTCAAGGGTGCGACGTCCGGGCACACCCAGTACGTGCGTTCGGTGCGGCTGGACTGCGACGGCGACGCGGTGTTGCTGGAGGTTGATCAAGTCGGGGGAGCGTGCCACACCGGCGATCACAGCTGCTTCGATGCGGATGTGCTGCTCGGTCCCGAGAGCTAG
- the hisF gene encoding imidazole glycerol phosphate synthase subunit HisF has protein sequence MDVAVRVIPCLDVDAGRVVKGVNFENLRDAGDPVELAAAYDAEGADELTFLDVTASSSGRSTMLDVVRRTAEQVFIPLTVGGGVRSVADVDILLRAGADKVSVNTAAIARPELLAELSRQFGSQCIVLSVDARTVPAGSVPTPSGWEVTTHGGRQGTGIDAVEWATRGAELGVGEILLNSMDADGTKAGFDLKMLRAVRKAVAVPVIASGGAGAVGDFAPAVEAGADAVLAASVFHFRELTIGQVKAAMAAEGIVVR, from the coding sequence ATGGATGTCGCCGTACGTGTGATTCCCTGCCTGGACGTCGATGCCGGGCGGGTGGTCAAGGGCGTCAACTTCGAAAACCTTCGTGACGCGGGCGATCCCGTCGAGCTGGCCGCCGCCTATGACGCCGAGGGTGCCGACGAGCTGACGTTCCTGGACGTCACCGCGTCCTCGTCGGGGAGATCGACGATGCTCGATGTGGTGCGCCGCACCGCCGAACAGGTGTTCATCCCGCTCACCGTGGGCGGTGGCGTGCGCTCGGTGGCCGACGTCGATATCCTGCTACGGGCCGGCGCGGACAAGGTGTCGGTGAACACCGCCGCAATCGCACGTCCGGAACTGCTGGCCGAGTTGTCCCGCCAGTTCGGCTCGCAGTGCATCGTGTTGTCGGTGGACGCTCGCACGGTGCCTGCCGGTTCGGTGCCAACCCCGTCGGGCTGGGAGGTCACCACCCACGGCGGGCGGCAGGGGACCGGTATCGATGCTGTCGAATGGGCAACGCGCGGAGCCGAACTCGGAGTCGGCGAGATCCTGCTGAACTCAATGGACGCCGACGGCACCAAGGCCGGCTTTGACCTCAAGATGTTGCGTGCGGTGCGCAAGGCTGTCGCGGTACCGGTGATCGCCAGTGGCGGTGCCGGTGCGGTGGGCGATTTCGCACCTGCGGTGGAGGCCGGCGCCGATGCGGTGTTGGCGGCGAGTGTCTTTCACTTCCGCGAGCTGACCATCGGACAGGTCAAGGCGGCGATGGCCGCGGAAGGAATCGTGGTGAGATGA
- a CDS encoding inositol monophosphatase family protein: MAAQSVDLEALVAQASVILDEASEPFIAGHRAASAVQKKGTDFATEVDLAIERQVVQALESVTGIGVHGEEFGGAPIDSPLVWVLDPIDGTFNYAAGSPMAAILLGLLRDGEPVAGLTWLPFTDQRYSAIQGGPVFYNGVAQPSIEHSEIGQCVIGIGTFNVDWRGRFPGRYRLAVLENLSRVCSKLRMHGATGVDFAYVAGGVMGAAISFGDHIWDHAAGAALVRAAGGVVTDLSGQPWTPSSRSALAAAPGVHLHVMEILEKIGKPEDYL, encoded by the coding sequence ATGGCTGCACAGTCGGTAGACCTTGAGGCCCTGGTGGCCCAGGCATCGGTGATCCTGGACGAGGCGTCCGAGCCGTTCATCGCCGGGCATCGAGCCGCGTCGGCCGTGCAGAAGAAGGGCACTGACTTCGCCACCGAGGTCGACCTGGCCATCGAGCGGCAGGTAGTCCAGGCGCTGGAGTCGGTCACCGGGATCGGGGTGCACGGGGAGGAATTCGGCGGCGCCCCGATCGATTCTCCCCTGGTATGGGTGCTCGACCCGATCGACGGCACGTTCAACTACGCCGCCGGCTCACCGATGGCGGCGATCCTTCTGGGGCTGCTGCGCGATGGCGAACCGGTTGCGGGGCTGACTTGGCTACCGTTCACCGATCAGCGCTACAGCGCGATACAGGGTGGACCGGTCTTCTACAACGGCGTCGCCCAGCCCTCGATCGAGCACAGTGAGATCGGGCAGTGCGTGATCGGCATCGGCACCTTCAACGTTGACTGGCGCGGACGTTTCCCGGGCCGCTATCGACTGGCAGTGCTGGAGAACCTCAGCCGGGTCTGCTCGAAGCTGCGGATGCACGGTGCCACCGGCGTCGACTTCGCCTACGTCGCAGGCGGAGTCATGGGCGCGGCGATCAGTTTCGGCGACCACATCTGGGATCACGCCGCCGGCGCAGCGCTGGTCCGCGCCGCGGGTGGAGTCGTCACCGACCTGTCCGGTCAGCCGTGGACCCCGTCGTCGCGTTCGGCGCTGGCCGCCGCGCCCGGCGTGCACCTTCACGTCATGGAGATCCTGGAGAAGATCGGGAAACCGGAGGATTACCTGTAA
- the priA gene encoding bifunctional 1-(5-phosphoribosyl)-5-((5-phosphoribosylamino)methylideneamino)imidazole-4-carboxamide isomerase/phosphoribosylanthranilate isomerase PriA produces MALILLPAVDVVEGKAVRLVQGKAGSETEYGSALDAALTWQRDGAEWIHLVDLDAAFGRGSNRELLAQVVGSLDVNVELSGGIRDDASLKAALATGCARVNIGTAALENPLWCAAAIAEYGDKVAVGLDVQIVEGEHRLRGRGWETDGGDLWHVLERLDSEGCSRFVVTDVTKDGTLTGPNLDLLEGVAECTNAPVIASGGVSSLDDLRAIATLTDSGVEGAIVGKALYAGRFTLPEALAAVSQ; encoded by the coding sequence GTGGCACTGATTTTGTTGCCTGCTGTCGACGTGGTCGAGGGCAAGGCGGTGCGCCTGGTGCAGGGCAAGGCCGGCAGCGAGACCGAATACGGCTCGGCGCTGGACGCCGCGCTGACCTGGCAACGTGACGGTGCCGAATGGATCCACCTGGTGGACCTCGACGCCGCGTTCGGCCGTGGCTCCAACCGTGAATTGCTCGCCCAGGTGGTCGGTTCGCTCGACGTGAACGTCGAGCTCTCCGGGGGAATCCGCGACGACGCGTCGCTCAAGGCTGCCCTGGCCACCGGGTGCGCCCGGGTCAACATCGGCACCGCGGCGCTGGAGAACCCGCTGTGGTGTGCCGCGGCGATCGCGGAGTACGGCGACAAGGTGGCTGTCGGCCTCGACGTGCAGATCGTCGAGGGGGAGCACCGCCTGCGCGGCCGGGGCTGGGAGACCGATGGCGGCGATCTGTGGCATGTGCTGGAACGCCTTGACAGCGAGGGCTGCTCGCGCTTCGTCGTCACCGACGTCACTAAGGACGGCACCCTGACCGGACCCAATCTAGACCTGCTCGAGGGTGTTGCCGAGTGCACCAACGCTCCGGTGATCGCTTCCGGCGGGGTCTCGAGCCTGGATGATCTGCGCGCGATCGCGACACTGACCGACAGTGGAGTAGAGGGCGCAATCGTCGGAAAAGCGCTCTATGCAGGCCGATTCACGTTGCCGGAGGCGCTGGCCGCGGTGAGCCAGTAA
- the hisH gene encoding imidazole glycerol phosphate synthase subunit HisH, with product MTARSVVVLDYGSGNLRSAQRALERVGADVEVTADAQRALNADGLVVPGVGAYEACMTGLRGISGEHIIAERVAAGRPVLGVCVGMQILFSRGVEFGVESTGCGQWPGSVTRLDAPVIPHMGWNVVDAAPGSLLFKGFDADTRFYFVHSYAAQKWEGAPDALLSWADHHVRFLATVEDGPLSATQFHPEKSGDAGAALLANWVEGL from the coding sequence GTGACAGCTAGATCCGTCGTGGTCCTGGACTACGGCTCGGGCAACCTGCGCTCGGCGCAGCGGGCGCTGGAACGTGTCGGCGCCGACGTGGAGGTGACCGCTGACGCGCAGCGCGCACTGAACGCCGACGGTCTGGTGGTTCCGGGCGTCGGCGCCTACGAGGCCTGTATGACCGGGCTGCGCGGGATCAGCGGCGAGCACATCATCGCCGAGCGGGTGGCCGCGGGCCGGCCGGTGCTCGGCGTGTGCGTGGGAATGCAGATACTGTTCTCGCGCGGTGTGGAATTCGGAGTCGAGTCGACGGGCTGCGGCCAGTGGCCGGGATCGGTGACCCGTCTAGATGCGCCGGTGATTCCGCACATGGGCTGGAATGTCGTCGACGCGGCTCCGGGCAGCTTGCTGTTCAAGGGTTTTGACGCCGACACCCGGTTTTACTTCGTGCACTCCTACGCCGCCCAGAAGTGGGAGGGCGCACCTGACGCGCTGCTGAGCTGGGCCGACCACCATGTGCGGTTCTTGGCCACCGTCGAGGACGGTCCGTTGTCGGCGACACAATTTCATCCGGAGAAGAGTGGTGACGCTGGTGCGGCGCTGCTCGCGAATTGGGTTGAGGGGCTTTAA
- the hisB gene encoding imidazoleglycerol-phosphate dehydratase HisB gives MSRIAKVERKTRESDIVVELNLDGTGDVSVHTGIPFFDHMLTSLGTHASFDLAVTATGDVDIEGHHTIEDTAIVLGTALGQALGDKKGIRRFGDSFIPMDETLAHAAVDVSGRPYFVHTGEPEYMVDFTISGSSVPYHTVVNRHVFESLAFNARISLHVRTLYGRDPHHITEAQYKAVARALRQAVEPDPRVSGVPSTKGSL, from the coding sequence ATGAGCCGCATCGCCAAGGTCGAACGCAAAACCCGCGAGTCTGACATCGTCGTCGAGCTGAACCTGGATGGCACCGGGGATGTCAGCGTGCACACCGGGATCCCGTTCTTCGACCACATGCTGACCTCGCTGGGGACCCACGCCAGCTTCGACCTGGCCGTCACCGCCACGGGCGATGTCGATATCGAGGGCCACCACACCATCGAGGACACCGCGATCGTGCTGGGGACCGCACTGGGGCAGGCCCTCGGAGACAAGAAGGGCATCCGCCGTTTCGGCGACTCCTTCATCCCGATGGATGAGACGCTGGCCCATGCTGCCGTCGATGTGTCCGGGCGGCCGTATTTCGTGCACACCGGCGAACCGGAATACATGGTCGATTTCACAATCTCCGGCTCTAGCGTGCCCTACCACACGGTGGTCAACCGGCACGTGTTCGAGTCGCTGGCGTTCAACGCCCGCATCTCGCTGCACGTGCGGACCCTCTACGGCCGCGACCCGCACCACATCACCGAGGCGCAGTACAAGGCGGTGGCTCGGGCGCTGCGGCAAGCCGTTGAGCCGGATCCGCGGGTGTCGGGCGTGCCGTCCACCAAAGGTTCACTGTGA
- a CDS encoding histidinol-phosphate transaminase, translating into MTVPGAQVTLADLPLRDDLRGKSPYGAPQLDVPVRLNTNENPHPPSAELVADVTRSVQAAAAELHRYPDRDAVALRADLAAYLRAQTGVEVQTENLWAANGSNEILQQLLQAFGGPGRSAIGFVPSYSMHPIISNGTQTEWIESVRAADFSLDADTAATVIAARDPDVVFVASPNNPSGQSISLADLRRLLDAMGHSILIVDEAYGEFSSQPSAIALIDEYPSRLIVSRTMSKAFAFAGGRLGYLIAAPAIIDAVLLVRLPYHLSVVTQAAARAALRHADDTLGSVATLIAERERVSAALADLGYRVIPSDANFVLFGEFTDAPAAWQRYLDDGVLIRDVGIGGYLRTTIGLADENDAFLAASARLASAQLAQRGAT; encoded by the coding sequence ATGACCGTCCCCGGAGCCCAGGTGACGCTGGCGGATCTGCCGCTGCGCGACGACCTGCGCGGCAAGTCTCCCTACGGCGCACCACAACTCGACGTGCCGGTCCGGCTGAACACCAACGAGAACCCGCACCCGCCGAGCGCGGAGCTGGTCGCGGACGTGACGCGTTCGGTGCAGGCGGCAGCCGCCGAACTGCACCGCTATCCCGACCGGGACGCCGTCGCATTGCGCGCCGACCTGGCCGCCTACCTGCGGGCTCAGACCGGTGTCGAGGTGCAGACCGAAAACCTCTGGGCGGCAAACGGATCCAATGAAATCCTGCAGCAGCTGCTGCAGGCGTTCGGCGGCCCGGGCCGCAGCGCGATCGGGTTTGTGCCGTCGTACTCGATGCACCCCATCATCTCGAACGGCACCCAGACCGAGTGGATCGAGTCGGTGCGGGCAGCGGACTTCAGCCTCGACGCCGACACCGCGGCGACCGTGATTGCCGCCCGCGATCCTGACGTGGTGTTCGTCGCGAGCCCCAACAACCCTTCCGGGCAGAGCATTTCGCTAGCCGATCTGCGCCGTCTTTTGGATGCCATGGGTCATAGCATCCTCATCGTCGACGAGGCCTACGGCGAGTTCTCCAGCCAGCCCAGTGCGATCGCGCTGATCGACGAGTACCCGAGCCGGCTCATCGTCAGCCGTACCATGAGCAAGGCGTTCGCGTTCGCCGGTGGCCGGTTGGGTTATCTGATTGCCGCCCCGGCGATCATCGACGCCGTGCTGCTGGTCCGGCTGCCGTATCACCTATCGGTGGTCACCCAGGCCGCGGCGCGGGCCGCGCTGCGGCACGCCGATGACACCCTGGGCAGCGTCGCGACACTGATCGCCGAACGGGAGCGGGTCAGTGCCGCGCTGGCCGATCTGGGATATCGCGTCATTCCCAGTGACGCGAACTTCGTGCTGTTCGGCGAGTTCACCGACGCTCCGGCGGCCTGGCAGCGCTACCTCGACGACGGTGTCCTGATCCGCGATGTCGGAATCGGTGGATACCTGCGCACCACAATCGGATTGGCCGACGAGAATGACGCTTTCCTGGCCGCCAGCGCACGGCTGGCCAGCGCCCAACTTGCCCAACGAGGAGCGACATGA
- the hisD gene encoding histidinol dehydrogenase — protein sequence MTSFAMNRIDLRGRTLTAAQLRAALPRGGVDVDAVVPTVRPIVDDIAERGAVAALEYGEQFDGVRPATVRVPASALAAALAELDPDVRAALEVAIERTRIVHADQRRTDTTTTLAPGASVTERWVPVERVGLYVPGGNAVYPSSVVMNVVPAQTAGVDSLVVASPPQAAFGGLPHPTILAAAALLGVDEVWAVGGAQAVALLAYGGTDTDGAELVPVDMVTGPGNIYVTAAKRICRSQIGIDAEAGPTEIAILADHTADPVHVAADLISQAEHDVMAASVLVTDSTALAQATDAELAVQLETTKHRERVTEALRGRQSGVVLVDDIDTGVRVVNSYAAEHLEIQTIDAGEVAGRIRAAGAIFVGPWSPVSLGDYCAGSNHVLPTAGCARHSSGLSVQTFLRGIHVVDYTEAALKDVSGHVITLATAEDLPAHGEAVRRRFER from the coding sequence ATGACCAGCTTCGCCATGAACCGGATCGATCTGCGTGGCCGCACGCTGACCGCCGCCCAGCTGCGCGCGGCGCTCCCGCGCGGCGGTGTGGACGTTGACGCCGTGGTGCCCACGGTTCGCCCGATCGTCGACGATATCGCCGAGCGCGGTGCGGTGGCCGCGCTGGAGTACGGCGAGCAGTTCGACGGGGTGCGCCCCGCGACGGTGCGCGTTCCCGCCTCCGCGCTGGCGGCGGCGCTCGCCGAGCTCGATCCCGACGTGCGCGCCGCCCTCGAGGTGGCCATCGAGCGCACCCGGATCGTGCATGCCGACCAACGTCGCACCGACACCACCACGACCCTGGCACCCGGTGCCTCGGTCACCGAGCGCTGGGTTCCGGTGGAGCGGGTGGGCCTGTATGTGCCGGGCGGCAACGCGGTCTACCCGTCGAGCGTGGTGATGAACGTGGTGCCCGCGCAGACCGCCGGCGTCGATTCCCTGGTGGTGGCCAGCCCGCCGCAGGCGGCGTTCGGCGGACTTCCGCACCCGACGATCCTGGCGGCGGCGGCACTGCTCGGTGTCGACGAGGTGTGGGCCGTCGGGGGTGCGCAGGCGGTGGCGCTGCTGGCCTACGGCGGCACCGACACCGACGGCGCCGAGCTCGTGCCGGTCGACATGGTCACCGGGCCCGGAAATATCTACGTCACTGCAGCCAAGCGAATCTGCCGCTCGCAGATCGGTATTGATGCCGAGGCCGGTCCCACCGAGATCGCGATCCTGGCCGACCACACCGCCGACCCGGTCCACGTCGCGGCCGACCTGATCAGCCAGGCCGAGCACGATGTGATGGCCGCCAGCGTGCTGGTCACCGACAGCACCGCGCTGGCGCAGGCCACCGACGCCGAATTGGCCGTGCAGCTGGAAACGACCAAACATCGCGAGCGGGTCACCGAGGCGCTGCGTGGGCGGCAGTCCGGCGTCGTGCTGGTCGACGATATCGACACCGGGGTACGTGTCGTGAATTCCTATGCTGCTGAACATTTGGAGATCCAGACCATCGATGCCGGTGAGGTGGCCGGTCGCATCCGCGCGGCCGGGGCGATCTTCGTCGGCCCGTGGTCGCCGGTCAGCCTGGGCGACTACTGCGCCGGGTCCAACCATGTGCTGCCCACCGCCGGGTGTGCGCGGCATTCGAGCGGACTGTCGGTGCAGACCTTCCTGCGCGGTATCCACGTCGTCGACTACACCGAGGCGGCGCTGAAGGATGTTTCCGGCCATGTGATCACGCTGGCCACGGCCGAGGACCTGCCTGCGCACGGCGAAGCGGTCCGGCGGAGGTTCGAGCGATGA